In one window of Deltaproteobacteria bacterium DNA:
- the rimI gene encoding ribosomal-protein-alanine N-acetyltransferase encodes MSDFSYEFSRLGLCDLDDLVVLEKICFPHAWTEQQFWLCLKQKEYYIFGLKKEGKLAAYLSFHHVADEMEILKLAVHPAHRRKGLGKYLLGLVLQNCMKMDIKKVYLEVRKSNISAHALYAGFGFIQIGVRKDYYSDNNEDAIILFLDLGGVVQF; translated from the coding sequence ATGAGCGACTTTTCTTATGAATTCAGCAGACTGGGCCTTTGCGATCTTGACGATTTGGTTGTCCTTGAAAAGATCTGTTTTCCCCACGCATGGACCGAGCAGCAATTCTGGCTGTGCCTCAAGCAAAAGGAGTATTATATCTTTGGACTCAAAAAAGAGGGCAAGCTGGCTGCCTATTTGTCTTTTCATCATGTAGCCGACGAAATGGAAATACTGAAGCTGGCCGTCCACCCGGCACACAGGCGCAAGGGCTTGGGTAAATATCTTCTCGGGCTTGTATTGCAGAATTGTATGAAAATGGACATAAAAAAGGTGTATCTGGAGGTGCGGAAATCAAACATTTCGGCCCATGCCCTGTACGCCGGATTTGGTTTTATTCAGATAGGCGTCAGGAAAGATTATTATTCGGACAACAATGAGGATGCCATAATTCTTTTCCTGGACCTTGGCGGAGTCGTCCAGTTCTGA